The following proteins are encoded in a genomic region of Acropora muricata isolate sample 2 unplaced genomic scaffold, ASM3666990v1 scaffold_735, whole genome shotgun sequence:
- the LOC136907063 gene encoding uncharacterized protein isoform X2 has translation MFLGQVQAKAKMEPLILFPSRSNKMFLEVTRMKKVHLNLVVLINRCKCSLCSVEAITKPEECICCKEIDRVSEVMGQLDLEDRCIILHPGFQDVCLNRWVLEVASLNLKTKAGKSYRVLRGQGGRNEAEGQ, from the exons ATGGAACCTTTGATTCTTTTTCCAAGTCGGTCAAACAAGATGTTCCTGGAAGTGACTCGG ATGAAGAAAGTGCATTTGAATCTTGTAGTGCTGATCAACAG GTGTAAATGTTCTCTCTGTTCTGTGGAGGCCATAACTAAGCCAGAAGAATGCATTTGTTGCAAAGAGATTGATCGCGTCAGTGAGGTGATGGGCCAATTGGACCTAGAGGATCGATGTATTATCCTCCATCCCGGTTTCCAAGATGTTTGCCTAAACCGGTGGGTTCTTGAGGTTGCTTCTTTGAATCTCAAAACGAAAGCGGGTAAATCATACCGTGTACTTCGCGGTCAAGGAGGCAGGAATGAAGCAGA GGGTCAGTAG
- the LOC136907062 gene encoding uncharacterized protein: MPKDTQRSSTSSRVLRRLEPYNASPGNREQSRRSRHSSADSTREQGQTTQEPPSWAKELLEQQKQYSTELKKIKKDLEAAKHSKQEKPNESEPEFRFEGNKRQYKLNPNVLDKIGSAMATGDDEERNTLLQEGEALLVERNKHICLADKYGWDTVECYTAEPLASDSGDEKRIKKAIKESKQLREEKRKSAAAKWKAKKSVQQDERSRRVVQEKPRSQFSAGKSPSNLSRDSQQLCFRCFRSGHFARECRAAVTSKASEWARNAVQPSGSQQ, from the coding sequence ATGCCTAAAGACACACAACGTTCGAGTACGAGTTCTCGAGTTCTCAGACGTCTTGAACCGTATAATGCAAGCCCAGGCAATCGCGAGCAATCTCGCCGGTCAAGACACAGTAGTGCTGATTCAACTCGTGAGCAAGGGCAGACAACACAGGAACCCCCGAGTTGGGCGAAAGAATTGCTTGAACAGCAGAAGCAATATAGTACGGAGCTAAAGAAGATCAAGAAGGATCTGGAGGCCGCTAAACATTCAAAGCAGGAAAAGCCGAACGAGTCAGAACCGGAGTTCAGGTTCGAAGGAAACAAGAGACAGTACAAGCTGAACCCGAACGTGTTGGACAAAATCGGCTCGGCTATGGCCACGGGCGATGACGAGGAAAGGAACACCCTGCTCCAAGAAGGTGAGGCTTTACTTGTAGAACGAAATAAACACATTTGTCTCGCTGATAAATATGGTTGGGATACTGTCGAATGCTATACGGCCGAGCCGCTTGCAAGCGACTCCGGCGATGAGAAACGCATTAAAAAAGCGATCAAAGAAAGTAAACAGTTACGGGAGGAAAAGCGAAAATCAGCGGCAGCGAAGTGGAAAGCTAAGAAGTCTGTTCAGCAAGACGAAAGGTCGAGGCGCGTAGTTCAAGAAAAACCTCGCAGCCAGTTTTCGGCGGGAAAGTCGCCCAGCAACTTGTCACGTGACTCGCAGCAACTTTGTTTTCGTTGCTTCCGAAGCGGCCATTTCGCCCGTGAATGTCGAGCTGCAGTTACAAGTAAAGCATCAGAATGGGCCCGTAACGCAGTACAGCCATCAGGAAGCCAGCAATAA
- the LOC136907063 gene encoding uncharacterized protein isoform X1 codes for MSSRSSSPSVSSDDDSESNFSFTEDRSDDIGEGCFYDDSLEPVATEEEVAAYEESSAREEEQLEEYRCRRTGETSVSTWCKCSLCSVEAITKPEECICCKEIDRVSEVMGQLDLEDRCIILHPGFQDVCLNRWVLEVASLNLKTKAGKSYRVLRGQGGRNEAEGQ; via the exons ATGTCTTCACGCTCAAGTTCTCCCTCTGTTTCTTCCGATGACGATTCGGAGTCAAACTTCTCCTTCACCGAAGATCGATCGGACGATATTGGGGAAGGATGTTTTTATGATGACAGTTTAGAGCCCGTTGCAACCGAAGAAGAGGTCGCAGCGTACGAAGAAAGTTCTGCGCGTGAAGAAGAGCAGCTTGAGGAATACCGATGCCGTCGTACTGGTGAAACAAGTGTCAGCACATG GTGTAAATGTTCTCTCTGTTCTGTGGAGGCCATAACTAAGCCAGAAGAATGCATTTGTTGCAAAGAGATTGATCGCGTCAGTGAGGTGATGGGCCAATTGGACCTAGAGGATCGATGTATTATCCTCCATCCCGGTTTCCAAGATGTTTGCCTAAACCGGTGGGTTCTTGAGGTTGCTTCTTTGAATCTCAAAACGAAAGCGGGTAAATCATACCGTGTACTTCGCGGTCAAGGAGGCAGGAATGAAGCAGA GGGTCAGTAG
- the LOC136907061 gene encoding uncharacterized protein — protein MNSLFQHEETDAVLLVDASNAFNSLNRAAALHNIRIVCPAVATFAINTHRASARLFVTGGKELVSAEGTTQGDPLAMCLYALSLQALISRLQAVSQAKQCWFADDATGCGSIQNIKVWWDELTVAGPDLGYHPDAGKCGLVTKPEKEETARSIFEETAINITTEGRKHLGAALGSRSYLVQYVNDKVEEWVEQVAKLAEFALPQPQACYAAFTYGLKHRWTYFLRTLPDLEDLLAPLERAIADVLIPSITGHYCTQGERELLALPVRMGGMGLTNPSQEAASEYVASANISGPLAQRIKSQVHEPPDETEIHAVQREMCLVKNRYLKEKLDQVKGSVSGKTLRAVDLATQKGASSWLTVLPIRDMNFDLNKSEFRDAVKLRYDWDVPDMPSVCVCGDHFNVDHAMICKRGGFVI, from the coding sequence ATGAACAGCTTATTCCAGCACGAGGAAACCGATGCGGTGCTCCTAGTGGATGCGTCAAATGCATTCAACTCACTAAATCGAGCTGCCGCCCTTCACAATATCAGGATTGTTTGCCCAGCGGTAGCTACATTTGCAATCAATACCCATCGAGCATCAGCGCGACTATTTGTAACGGGCGGTAAAGAGCTTGTTTCTGCGGAGGGTACAACGCAAGGCGATCCCTTAGCTATGTGCTTGTATGCCCTCAGTCTACAGGCGCTGATCTCTCGTCTACAGGCAGTTAGTCAAGCCAAACAATGCTGGTTTGCAGATGATGCCACAGGGTGTGGATCAATACAGAACATCAAGGTGTGGTGGGATGAGTTAACAGTGGCCGGACCGGACTTAGGATACCATCCTGATGCTGGAAAATGTGGGCTTGTTACAAAGCCTGAGAAGGAGGAGACCGCCAGGAGCATCTTTGAAGAAACGGCAATCAACATCACCACAGAAGGTCGGAAGCACCTGGGTGCAGCGCTGGGCTCCAGATCCTATCTTGTGCAGTACGTCAACGATAAAGTTGAGGAATGGGTGGAGCAGGTGGCAAAATTGGCTGAGTTTGCTTTGCCGCAGCCCCAGGCTTGTTACGCGGCGTTCACTTATGGATTAAAACATCGCTGGACATACTTTCTGAGGACCCTGCCTGATTTAGAAGACCTACTAGCACCTCTAGAGCGCGCAATAGCTGATGTCCTCATACCGTCCATCACAGGGCACTATTGTACACAAGGTGAACGGGAGTTGCTGGCCCTGCCAGTGAGAATGGGAGGTATGGGCCTAACAAATCCAAGTCAAGAAGCAGCCTCAGAGTATGTAGCATCTGCTAATATCTCTGGGCCATTAGCCCAACGAATAAAATCCCAGGTGCACGAGCCACCAGACGAAACTGAAATACACGCTGTGCAACGAGAGATGTGCCTAGTGAAGAATCGATATTTGAAGGAGAAACTTGATCAGGTGAAGGGATCTGTTTCTGGAAAAACTCTGAGAGCTGTGGACCTTGCCACTCAGAAAGGTGCTTCTAGCTGGCTTACTGTTTTGCCAATTAGAGATATGAACTTTGACCTAAATAAGAGTGAATTTCGAGATGCGGTGAAACTGAGATATGACTGGGACGTACCTGATATGCcctctgtttgtgtttgcggGGACCACTTTAATGTGGATCACGCTATGATTTGCAAAAGGGGCGGTTTTGTGATCTAA